A genomic region of Mesorhizobium sp. NZP2077 contains the following coding sequences:
- a CDS encoding sterol desaturase family protein gives MLSDLVGKVLDKLSGTSLLATGLLLLTAFVSALVAYWRTVEEKSWKEFFEFVIPHEVITHPSAKADLMFWVTKKALMPFLMLPAGIVFVSAVGYGTNWLFSTLFQFQPPLIEGPAGPLTVLIFTITMLLAYDISYYLYHVAQHRYPVLWELHKVHHSAEVMVGITKDRVHPLDELMNRAWDGVIVGFCFGVWSLISLNLVELTVFGVNVYVMRNILMMDFVRHTHFKISFGLLNNLILCPHWHQLHHSTDPRHYDKNFGLLFSFWDRLFGTLCVPKPGEDFKFGLVDRDVRDYQSLAGLYVMPLKRMWGHIAKRIRPGKPRVSRSSEGTRP, from the coding sequence ATGCTGAGCGATCTGGTTGGCAAGGTCCTCGACAAGCTGTCGGGCACCAGTCTTCTGGCGACCGGGCTCTTGCTGCTGACTGCCTTTGTCAGCGCGCTCGTGGCCTATTGGCGCACGGTCGAAGAGAAGAGCTGGAAGGAATTTTTCGAGTTCGTCATTCCGCACGAGGTCATCACGCATCCCTCGGCGAAGGCCGACCTGATGTTCTGGGTGACGAAGAAGGCGCTGATGCCCTTCCTCATGCTGCCCGCCGGAATTGTCTTCGTGTCGGCGGTGGGCTACGGCACCAATTGGCTGTTTTCGACACTGTTCCAGTTCCAGCCGCCGCTGATCGAGGGACCGGCAGGGCCGCTGACGGTGCTGATCTTCACCATCACCATGCTGCTGGCCTACGACATTTCCTATTATCTCTATCACGTTGCCCAGCATCGCTATCCCGTGCTTTGGGAATTGCACAAGGTGCATCACTCGGCCGAGGTGATGGTCGGGATCACCAAGGACCGGGTCCATCCGCTCGACGAACTGATGAATCGAGCCTGGGACGGCGTCATCGTCGGCTTCTGCTTCGGCGTCTGGTCGCTGATTTCGCTGAACCTCGTCGAACTGACCGTCTTTGGCGTCAACGTCTACGTCATGCGCAACATCCTGATGATGGATTTCGTCAGGCACACGCATTTCAAGATCTCGTTCGGCCTGCTCAACAATTTGATCCTGTGTCCTCATTGGCACCAGCTGCATCACAGCACCGATCCACGCCACTACGACAAGAATTTCGGCCTGCTGTTCTCGTTCTGGGACCGGCTCTTTGGAACATTGTGTGTGCCGAAGCCCGGAGAGGACTTCAAGTTCGGGTTGGTCGACCGCGACGTGCGCGACTACCAGTCGCTGGCCGGCCTCTATGTCATGCCGCTGAAGCGGATGTGGGGGCACATTGCCAAGCGCATACGGCCTGGAAAGCCAAGGGTCTCGCGATCATCGGAAGGGACACGGCCATGA
- a CDS encoding M23 family metallopeptidase: MNATGQSAVFGRRKEPHTVIIARGNEIRHFTIRPWLAAFIGSALAAIAIGYLMATSYLVLRDDLIGATTARQARMQQAYEDRISALRAQVDRITSRQLLDQQLMETKVSELLERQTQLSQRHGRLGPLLERAENDVGTTPTEDPAAAAKPNKHAEVTGSISQPAQNYAVASLSADLGAADTRPFSLWSTRTDPLPSDSAADRADRLFVSINQSLKSIENEQLTRISTLADNAYKSADAITQALQAAGLPVDSDFGKNESDVGGPLIPLDSSMMFDSKVKELDEALDTLDHLKKEARQLPLANPAPGHSVTSPFGVRTDPILGTAALHSGMDFRAPIGMDAKVTAPGVVTKAGWNGGYGRMVEVDHGNGFATRYGHLSEIDVTVGEKLGAGAVIGKTGSSGRSTGPHLHYEVRHNGEAIDPLRFLTVGKKVAQYL, translated from the coding sequence GTGAACGCAACCGGTCAGTCCGCAGTCTTCGGCAGGCGCAAGGAGCCCCACACCGTCATCATCGCCCGCGGTAACGAGATCAGGCATTTCACGATCCGGCCATGGCTCGCGGCATTCATCGGTTCAGCACTCGCCGCCATTGCCATCGGTTACCTCATGGCCACGTCCTATCTCGTTTTGCGCGACGACCTGATCGGCGCCACCACCGCGCGGCAGGCGCGGATGCAGCAGGCCTACGAAGACCGCATTTCGGCACTTCGTGCCCAGGTAGACCGCATCACCAGCCGCCAGCTGCTCGACCAGCAATTGATGGAAACCAAGGTCAGCGAACTGCTTGAACGCCAGACACAACTCAGCCAGCGTCACGGCCGTCTCGGCCCGTTGCTCGAGCGCGCCGAGAATGACGTCGGAACGACTCCCACCGAAGATCCGGCAGCGGCTGCCAAGCCGAACAAGCACGCCGAGGTGACCGGCAGCATCAGCCAGCCGGCGCAGAACTACGCGGTCGCCAGCCTGAGCGCCGACCTTGGCGCCGCCGATACCAGGCCATTTTCCCTATGGTCAACGCGCACCGATCCGCTGCCCAGCGATTCCGCTGCCGATCGCGCCGACAGGCTGTTCGTGTCGATCAACCAGTCGCTGAAATCCATCGAGAACGAACAGCTCACCCGCATCAGCACGTTGGCGGACAATGCCTATAAGAGCGCCGACGCTATCACCCAGGCGCTCCAGGCCGCGGGCCTGCCGGTCGACAGCGATTTCGGCAAGAACGAAAGCGATGTCGGCGGCCCGCTGATCCCGCTCGACAGCTCGATGATGTTCGACAGCAAGGTCAAGGAACTGGACGAGGCGCTGGATACGCTTGACCATCTCAAGAAAGAAGCCCGCCAGTTGCCGCTCGCCAACCCGGCTCCCGGCCACTCCGTCACCAGCCCGTTCGGTGTGCGCACCGATCCCATCCTCGGCACCGCGGCACTGCATTCGGGCATGGACTTCAGGGCGCCTATCGGCATGGACGCAAAGGTCACGGCGCCCGGCGTTGTCACCAAGGCTGGCTGGAATGGCGGCTATGGCCGCATGGTGGAGGTTGACCACGGCAATGGTTTTGCAACCCGCTACGGACATTTGAGTGAGATCGACGTGACCGTGGGCGAGAAGCTGGGTGCGGGCGCCGTCATCGGCAAGACCGGCAGCAGCGGCCGCTCGACCGGCCCGCATCTGCATTATGAGGTGCGCCACAATGGCGAAGCGATCGACCCCCTGCGCTTCCTCACCGTCGGCAAGAAGGTCGCCCAGTATCTCTGA
- a CDS encoding M20 family metallopeptidase, with amino-acid sequence MSNLEASAMAAGAKGTGAVDIDAGILDRMIEIRRHLHRNPELSNREANTQNYLRQMLTGEGISDIRDVAGFGLAVDIVGTGKPSNRKIAIRADIDALPIEEESGVDYASTNPGVMHACGHDAHASMGFAVAAHLHRSRADFGGTVRLIFQPAEEDSPSGGKRVVEEGLLDDIDAAICLHVDPYTPSGKIAVRSGPYTLACDTFDAIVIGEAAHAAKPYEGVDAIAVACSMVGELQKIVSREIDPYDPLVISVTGINGGNAYNVIAGKVALKGTIRSGSDATRERAWRRVREILEGMAASHGARVDIAIHKGEPGVVNDGEMAELIAASGRACIGADNVLNTPGWTIADDFGYFSEKRPSVYFRLGIRNEAVGSVFPLHHPRFRVDEAALKVGAATLVAAATRFLSAQPENTD; translated from the coding sequence ATGTCAAATCTTGAGGCTTCGGCCATGGCAGCTGGCGCTAAAGGTACCGGTGCAGTCGATATCGACGCCGGCATCCTCGACCGGATGATCGAGATCCGCCGCCATTTGCACCGCAATCCGGAACTGTCGAACCGCGAAGCCAACACGCAGAATTATCTCAGGCAGATGCTGACCGGCGAGGGGATATCGGACATTCGCGACGTCGCGGGTTTTGGCCTGGCCGTCGATATTGTCGGCACCGGCAAGCCGTCGAACCGAAAGATTGCCATTCGGGCCGACATCGATGCCTTGCCGATCGAGGAAGAGTCCGGTGTCGACTATGCGTCGACCAATCCCGGCGTGATGCATGCGTGCGGTCACGACGCCCACGCATCGATGGGCTTCGCGGTCGCCGCGCATCTCCATCGATCAAGGGCCGATTTTGGCGGAACCGTTCGCCTCATCTTCCAGCCGGCCGAGGAGGATTCGCCATCGGGCGGCAAACGTGTGGTGGAAGAGGGGCTGCTCGACGATATCGACGCCGCGATCTGCCTTCACGTCGATCCCTATACGCCATCCGGCAAGATCGCGGTCCGTTCGGGCCCCTACACGCTGGCGTGCGATACGTTCGATGCAATCGTCATCGGCGAAGCCGCGCACGCGGCAAAACCCTATGAGGGTGTCGATGCGATTGCCGTGGCCTGCTCCATGGTCGGCGAACTGCAGAAGATCGTCTCGCGCGAGATCGACCCTTACGACCCCTTGGTCATTTCAGTCACCGGCATCAATGGTGGCAACGCCTACAATGTCATCGCCGGCAAGGTCGCCTTGAAAGGCACCATCCGCAGCGGCAGCGACGCGACCCGCGAGCGGGCCTGGCGCCGCGTTCGCGAAATCCTGGAAGGCATGGCGGCAAGCCACGGCGCCCGTGTGGATATCGCCATCCACAAGGGTGAACCGGGGGTCGTCAACGACGGCGAGATGGCCGAGCTCATTGCCGCCAGCGGCAGGGCCTGTATCGGCGCCGACAATGTTCTCAACACGCCCGGATGGACGATCGCGGACGACTTTGGCTACTTCAGCGAGAAGCGTCCGTCGGTCTATTTTCGGCTCGGAATCCGCAACGAGGCGGTCGGATCGGTCTTTCCGCTCCACCATCCCAGGTTTCGTGTCGATGAGGCGGCCTTGAAAGTCGGTGCGGCCACGCTGGTTGCTGCGGCGACCAGATTTCTATCGGCGCAACCGGAAAATACCGACTGA
- a CDS encoding M24 family metallopeptidase translates to MIELPFARDEYQQRLRKIRAEMAKRGLELLIVNDVANQHYTTGYDGWSFYTPQVVLVPIEEIEPVWIGRAMDAAGGLLTAWMEPENVVGFPEDHVQRADRHPMDWIASWIVAKGWGTRHIGIELEAYYFSPKAHARLVAGLPNAKWHDADLLVNWIRAVKSAPEIAYLRKASTLAEAAVTRAFEVIAPGVRECDAIATIQAAQIAGSPDFAGDITALPPTILGGENASAPHIMWSDRRFGDDETIALELAGVCRRYAAGLARTMQLGKTPTRVADTAKAVIEGMDAVLDAVRPGTTAEAVEGAWRKVIQRYGLKKESRIGYSIGVAYPPDWGEHTISLRPGDKTALQSGNVVHSILGMWMDGWGIEISETILVTETGHETLTKFPREIHVKS, encoded by the coding sequence ATGATCGAACTGCCGTTTGCCCGCGACGAATACCAGCAGCGGCTTCGAAAAATCCGCGCCGAGATGGCGAAGCGCGGTCTCGAGCTCCTTATCGTCAACGACGTTGCCAACCAGCATTACACCACCGGCTATGATGGTTGGTCGTTCTACACACCGCAGGTGGTGTTGGTGCCCATAGAGGAGATCGAGCCGGTCTGGATCGGGCGCGCTATGGATGCGGCTGGCGGTCTGCTGACGGCTTGGATGGAGCCAGAAAACGTGGTTGGCTTTCCGGAGGATCATGTTCAGCGGGCCGATCGTCACCCCATGGACTGGATCGCCAGCTGGATCGTCGCCAAGGGCTGGGGTACCAGACATATCGGCATCGAGCTCGAAGCCTATTATTTCTCGCCGAAAGCGCATGCCCGGCTTGTCGCCGGACTTCCCAATGCGAAATGGCACGATGCCGATCTCCTGGTGAACTGGATCCGTGCGGTCAAATCCGCGCCCGAGATCGCCTATTTGCGCAAGGCGTCGACCTTGGCCGAGGCCGCTGTTACGCGGGCCTTCGAGGTGATCGCGCCCGGTGTGCGCGAATGCGATGCCATCGCCACCATCCAGGCGGCGCAGATCGCCGGCAGCCCGGACTTCGCCGGTGACATCACGGCTCTTCCTCCGACGATCCTCGGCGGTGAGAATGCCTCGGCCCCGCACATCATGTGGAGCGACCGTCGGTTCGGAGACGACGAGACGATTGCGCTGGAACTCGCCGGCGTCTGCCGCCGCTATGCCGCCGGACTGGCAAGAACGATGCAGCTCGGCAAGACGCCGACGCGTGTCGCGGACACGGCAAAGGCAGTGATCGAGGGCATGGACGCGGTGCTCGATGCGGTGAGGCCGGGAACGACTGCCGAAGCGGTCGAGGGCGCATGGCGCAAGGTCATTCAGCGCTACGGACTGAAGAAAGAATCGCGCATCGGCTATTCCATCGGCGTCGCCTATCCGCCGGATTGGGGCGAACACACGATCAGCCTGCGGCCCGGCGACAAGACGGCGCTTCAGTCAGGCAATGTCGTTCATTCCATCCTCGGCATGTGGATGGACGGCTGGGGCATCGAGATCAGCGAGACCATTCTGGTGACCGAAACCGGCCATGAGACGCTGACCAAGTTCCCGCGAGAGATCCATGTCAAATCTTGA